The Neomonachus schauinslandi chromosome 4, ASM220157v2, whole genome shotgun sequence genome includes a region encoding these proteins:
- the RFX5 gene encoding DNA-binding protein RFX5 produces the protein MAEDEPDAKSPKTGGRAPSDSAEAGEPTTLLQRLRGTISKAVQNKVEGILQDVQKFSDNDKLYLYLQLPSGPSTGDKSSEPSTLSNEEYMYAYRWIRNHLEEHTDTCLPKQSVYDAYRKYCESLACCRPLSTANFGKIIREIFPDIKARRLGGRGQSKYCYSGIRRKTLVSMPPLPGLDLKGSDSPEMGPEVTPAPRDELVEAACALTCDWAERILKRSFSSIVEVARFLLQQHLISARSAHAHVLKAMGLAEDDEHAPRERSSKSKNGVESLEGGAHKKPERPAQPPKELEPRAGGGPPARGERKKSVVESPAPAANNPQVNALVARLPLLLPRAPRSLIQPIRVSPPILAPKLSSGLKVATLPLPSRAGGPQAAMPIINMILPTVPALPGPGPGPGQALPGALTQPQGTENREVGIGGDLGPHDKGVKRTAEVPVSEAIGQDPPAKAAKQDIEDTGSDAKRKRGRPRKKSGGSKERNCPPDKSAPAMDSAQSPRLPQETWASGGESNSAGGSGKPGPVGEAEKGMVLAQGQEDGAVSRGGRGPSSRHAKEAEAKIPLVTSKVSVIKGSRSQKEALHLVKGEVDTAAQGNKDLKGHVLQNSLFHKGKDPKATPP, from the exons ATGGCCGAAGATGAACCCGATGCTAAGAGCCCAAAGACTGGGGGAAGGGCCCCCTCAGATAGTGCTGAGGCAGGAGAACCCACCACCCTTCTTCAGAGGCTCCGAGGTACCATTTC CAAGGCTGTGCAGAACAAAGTTGAGGGAATCCTG CAAGATGTACAGAAATTCTCAGACAATGACAAGCTGTATCTCTACCTTCAGCTTCCCTCAGGGCCCAGTACTGGAGACAAAAG CTCAGAGCCAAGTACACTCAGCAATGAGGAGTACATGTATGCCTATAGGTGGATACGTAACCACCTAGAAGAGCATACTGACACCTGTTTGCCAAAGCAAAGTGTTTATGATGCCTATCG gaagTACTGTGAGAGCCTCGCCTGTTGCCGCCCACTCAGCACAGCCAACTTTGGCAAAATCATCAGAGAGATCTTCCCTGACATCAAGGCCCGAAGGCTTGGTGGCCGGGGCCAGTCCAA ATACTGCTACAGTGGCATACGAAGGAAGACCTTGGTATCTATGCCCCCCTTGCCTGGACTTGACCTGAAGGGCTCGGACAGT CCAGAAATGGGCCCAGAAGTAACCCCAGCACCTCGGGATGAGCTGGTGGAGGCAGCCTGTGCTCTGACCTGCGACTGGGCAGAACGAATCCTGAAACGGTCCTTCAGTTCCATCGTTGAGGTCGCCCGCTTCCTGCTGCAGCAGCATCTCATCTCTGCCCGATCTGCACATGCCCACGTGCTCAAGGCGATGGGGCTTGCTG AAGACGATGAACATGCCCCTCGGGAGCGGTCATCTAAATCCAAGAATGGTGTAGAGAGCCTAGAAGGTGGAGCCCATAAGAAACCAGAGAGACCAGCCCAG CCTCCTAAGGAGCTGGAACCCCGGGCTGGAGGTGGCCCCCCTGCACGTGGCGAGCGGAAGAAGAGTGTAGTGGAGAGCCCAGCCCCAGCAGCCAATAACCCACAGGTTAATGCCCTGGTGGCCCggctgcctctgctccttccccggGCCCCTCGCTCTCTTATTCAGCCAATCCGAGTCTCTCCACCCATCCTGGCCCCCAAGCTTTCTTCAGGCCTGAAAGTGGCTACACTGCCTCTGCCCAGTAGGGCGGGGGGACCCCAGGCAGCTATGCCCATCATTAACATGATCTTACCAACCGTTCCTGCTTTGCCTGGACCCGGACCCGGGCCTGGGCAAGCCCTGCCTGGGGCGCTCACTCAGCCGCAGGGCACAGAGAACAGGGAAGTAGGCATAGGTGGTGACCTGGGACCCCATGACAAGGGTGTCAAGAGGACAGCTGAAGTACCTGTGAGTGAGGCCATTGGGCAGGATCCACCTGCTAAAGCAGCAAAGCAGGATATAGAGGATACAGGAAGTGATGCCAAAAGAAAACGGGGGCGCCCTCGAAAAAAATCAGGTGGAAGTAAGGAAAGGAACTGTCCCCCTGACAAGTCAGCACCTGCCATGGACTCTGCCCAGTCCCCAAGGTTACCACAGGAGACGTGGGCCTCTGGAGGGGAAAGCAACTCAGCTGGAGGGTCAGGGAAGCCAGGACCAGTGGGAGAGGCTGAGAAGGGGATGGTGCTTGCCCAGGGTCAGGAAGATGGTGCTGtttccagaggaggaaggggccccAGTTCCCGGCATGCCAAAGAAGCAGAAGCTAAAATTCCTCTGGTCACCTCAAAAGTGAGTGTCATCAAGGGCAGTAGAAGTCAAAAGGAAGCTCTTCATTTGGTAAAGGGAGAGGTAGACACTGCAGCGCAGGGTAATAAAGACTTAAAGGGGCATGTGCTTCAAAATTCCTTATTCCACAAGGGGAAAGACCCCAAAGCAACACCCCCATGA
- the SELENBP1 gene encoding methanethiol oxidase, with product MATKCGKCGPGYPTPLEAMKGPREEIVYLPCIYRNTGTEAPDYLATVDVDPKSPHYCQVIHRLPMPNLKDELHHSGWNTCSSCFGDSTKSRNKLILPCLMSSRIYVVDVGSDPRAPKLHKVIEAEDIHAKCGLGYNHTSHCLASGEVMISTLGDPKGNGKGGFVLLDGETFEVKGTWERPGGAAPMGYDFWYQPRHNVMISTEWAAPNVFGDGFNPAHVEAGLYGSHIHVWDWQRHEIVQTLPLQDGLIPLEVRFLHNPDAAQGFVGCALSSTIQRFYKNQGGTWSVEKVIQVPPKKVKGWLLPEMPSLITDILLSLDDRFLYFSNWLHGDLRQYDISDPQRPRLTGQLFLGGSIVKGGPVQVLEDQELKSQPEPLVVKGKRVPGGPQMIQLSLDGKRLYVTTSLYSAWDKQFYPDLIREGSVMLQIDVDTIKGGLKLNPNFLVDFGKEPLGPALAHELRYPGGDCSSDIWL from the exons ATGG CTACAAAATGCGGGAAGTGTGGACCCGGCTACCCTACCCCTCTGGAGGCCATGAAAG GACCCAGGGAGGAGATTGTCTACCTGCCCTGTATTTACCGAAACACTGGCACTGAGGCCCCGGATTATCTGGCCACTGTGGACGTTGACCCCAAGTCTCCCCACTATTGCCAG GTCATCCACCGACTGCCCATGCCAAACCTGAAGGATGAGTTGCATCACTCGGGATGGAACACCTGCAGCAGCTGCTTCGGGGACAGCACCAAGTCACGCAACAAGCTGATACTGCCCTGTCTCATGTCCTCCCGTATCTACGTGGTGGATGTGGGCTCCGATCCCCGGGCCCCGAAGCTACACAAG GTCATTGAGGCTGAGGACATCCATGCCAAGTGTGGCCTGGGCTACAACCACACCAGCCACTGCCTGGCTAGTGGGGAGGTGATGATCAGCACCCTGGGAGACCCCAAGGGCAACGGCAAAG GGGGTTTCGTGCTGCTGGATGGAGAGACGTTCGAGGTGAAGGGGACGTGGGAACGGCCTGGGGGAGCCGCACCTATGGGCTATGACTTCTGGTACCAGCCTCGACACAATGTCATGATCAGCACTGAATGGGCGGCTCCTAATGTCTTTGGAGATGGCTTCAACCCTGCTCACGTAGAGGCGG ggctATATGGAAGCCACATACACGTGTGGGACTGGCAGCGCCACGAGATCGTGCAGACCCTGCCTCTGCAGGATGGGCTCATCCCCCTGGAGGTCCGCTTCCTGCACAACCCCGACGCAGCCCAGGGCTTCGTGGGCTGTGCCCTCAGCTCCACCATCCAGCGCTTCTACAAGAATCAG GGAGGTACATGGTCAGTGGAGAAGGTgatccaggtgccccccaagaaGGTGAAGGGCTGGCTGCTGCCTGAAATGCCAA gcctgatCACGGACATCCTGCTGTCCCTGGATGACCGCTTCCTCTACTTCAGCAACTGGCTGCACGGGGACCTGCGGCAATATGACATCTCTGACCCGCAAAGGCCCCGCCTCACGGGACAG CTCTTCCTTGGGGGCAGCATTGTTAAGGGAGGGCCTGTGCAAGTGTTGGAGGACCAGGAGCTAAAATCCCAGCCAGAGCCCCTGGTGGTCAAG GGGAAACGGGTACCTGGAGGCCCTCAGATGATCCAGCTTAGCCTAGATGGGAAGCGTCTATACGTCACCACGTCGCTGTACAGTGCCTGGGACAAGCAGTTTTACCCTGATCTCATCAG GGAAGGCTCCGTGATGCTGCAGATTGATGTAGACACAATAAAGGGAGGCCTGAAGTTGAACCCCAACTTCCTCGTGGACTTTGGGAAGGAGCCGCTAGGCCCAGCCCTGGCCCATGAACTCCGCTACCCTGGGGGTGACTGCAGCTCTGACATTTGGCTCTGA